In one window of Candidatus Deferrimicrobiaceae bacterium DNA:
- the atpD gene encoding F0F1 ATP synthase subunit beta, whose amino-acid sequence MNKGKIVQVIGPVLDIRFEAGELPALYNAVKISNPSIDDKEGNLVVEVAQHLGDNVVRCIAMDTSDGLVRGMDAIDTGESISIPVGPETLGRIMNVIGLPVDEAGPITSKVRYPIHRPAPAFEDQSTKVEILETGIKVVDLLAPYSKGGKIGLFGGAGVGKTVVIMELIHNIATEHGGYSVFGGVGERTREGNDLWLEMKESGVLEKACLVYGQMNEPPGARARVALTALTAAEYFRDEEGQDVLLFIDNIFRFTQAGSEVSALLGRIPSAVGYQPTLSTEMGELQERITSTNKGSITSVQAIYVPADDLTDPAPATAFSHLDATTVLSRQISELGIYPAVDPLDSTSRILSPLVLGEEHYAVARSVQKVLQRYKDLQDIIAILGMDELSEDDKILVSRARKVQRFLSQPFFVAEQFTGIPGKYVRLEDTIRSFKEVVEGKHDELPEQAFYMVGAIEEAIEKGKKLLAV is encoded by the coding sequence ATGAACAAGGGGAAGATCGTCCAGGTCATCGGGCCCGTGCTTGACATCCGCTTCGAGGCGGGGGAATTGCCCGCACTCTACAACGCGGTCAAGATCAGCAACCCGAGCATCGACGACAAGGAAGGCAACCTCGTGGTCGAGGTCGCGCAGCACCTGGGCGACAACGTCGTGCGCTGCATCGCGATGGACACGAGCGACGGCCTCGTCCGCGGCATGGACGCGATCGACACCGGCGAGTCGATCAGCATCCCCGTCGGCCCCGAGACGCTGGGCCGCATCATGAACGTCATCGGTCTCCCGGTCGACGAGGCTGGCCCGATCACCTCCAAGGTGCGCTACCCGATTCACCGCCCCGCCCCCGCCTTCGAAGACCAGTCCACCAAGGTCGAGATCCTCGAGACCGGCATCAAGGTCGTCGACCTGCTCGCCCCCTACTCCAAGGGCGGCAAGATCGGCCTGTTCGGCGGCGCCGGCGTCGGCAAGACCGTCGTCATCATGGAGCTCATCCACAACATCGCGACCGAGCACGGCGGCTACTCGGTGTTCGGCGGCGTCGGCGAGCGCACCCGCGAGGGGAACGACCTCTGGCTCGAAATGAAGGAGTCGGGCGTCCTCGAGAAGGCGTGCCTGGTCTACGGCCAGATGAACGAACCGCCGGGCGCCCGCGCCCGCGTCGCCCTCACCGCCCTCACCGCGGCCGAATATTTCCGCGACGAGGAAGGGCAGGACGTTCTTCTCTTCATCGACAACATCTTCCGCTTCACCCAGGCCGGTTCCGAAGTGTCGGCGCTCCTCGGCCGCATTCCCTCGGCGGTCGGCTACCAGCCGACCCTGTCGACCGAGATGGGCGAGCTCCAGGAACGCATCACCTCGACCAACAAGGGCTCGATCACCTCGGTGCAGGCCATCTACGTGCCCGCCGACGACTTGACCGACCCGGCACCGGCGACGGCGTTCTCGCACCTTGACGCCACGACCGTTCTTTCGCGCCAGATCTCCGAGCTCGGCATCTACCCCGCAGTCGACCCGCTCGACTCCACGTCGCGCATCCTGTCGCCGCTCGTCCTGGGCGAGGAGCACTATGCGGTCGCCCGGTCGGTCCAGAAGGTGCTCCAGCGCTACAAGGATCTCCAGGACATCATCGCGATCCTCGGCATGGACGAGCTCTCCGAAGACGACAAGATCCTCGTCTCCCGGGCCCGCAAGGTCCAGCGCTTCCTGTCGCAGCCGTTCTTCGTCGCCGAGCAGTTCACGGGTATCCCCGGCAAGTACGTCCGCCTCGAAGACACGATCCGTTCGTTCAAGGAAGTCGTCGAAGGCAAGCACGACGAGCTTCCCGAGCAGGCGTTCTACATGGTCGGCGCCATCGAGGAAGCGATCGAGAAGGGCAAGAAGCTGCTCGCGGTCTAA
- a CDS encoding ATP synthase F0 subunit B: protein MKKILSLIVFLATTSPVWAEDAAGGHHAAGIPWDVIVKQAVNFAILAIVLVYFLRKPLSSFLKERTELLKKAIDEAALARTEAARKLADIEAKVSALPSEIAAIDQRMDAEGADEAKKIREAGAAEAARILAQAEQTASQEVMKARAELRQVAALEVARAAEEIVTKSMTPRDQERLVQENIEKIREIVR, encoded by the coding sequence GTGAAAAAGATTCTCTCCCTCATCGTGTTCCTCGCGACGACTTCCCCCGTCTGGGCTGAAGATGCGGCCGGCGGCCATCACGCCGCGGGCATCCCGTGGGACGTAATCGTCAAGCAGGCCGTCAACTTCGCCATTCTGGCGATCGTCCTCGTCTACTTCCTTCGCAAGCCGCTGTCCTCGTTCCTTAAAGAGCGCACCGAGCTGCTCAAGAAAGCGATCGACGAAGCGGCGCTGGCGCGCACCGAGGCCGCCCGCAAGCTGGCCGACATCGAGGCGAAGGTTTCCGCCTTGCCGTCCGAGATTGCGGCGATCGACCAGCGGATGGACGCCGAGGGCGCCGACGAGGCGAAAAAGATCCGCGAGGCCGGCGCGGCCGAAGCCGCCCGCATCCTGGCGCAGGCCGAGCAGACCGCGTCCCAGGAAGTGATGAAGGCGCGCGCAGAGCTGCGGCAGGTCGCGGCTCTCGAGGTCGCCCGCGCCGCCGAAGAGATCGTCACGAAGTCGATGACGCCCCGGGACCAGGAACGGCTGGTCCAGGAAAACATTGAGAAGATACGGGAGATCGTCCGGTGA
- the atpG gene encoding ATP synthase F1 subunit gamma — protein sequence MANLRAIRKRISSVKSTQQITKAMKMVAAAKLRRSQDAITAARPYAQKLREVVESLAGKAGPEAHPLLAAREVKKLALLVITSDRGLCGGFNSALLRTVHRFLREHEGNYEQVCVFAVGRKGRDFFRRREVGITKEYVNVLGALSYFNAETMSHDLIDGFNAGQFDEVQIAFNEFRSAISQTPRFEKLFPISVDAGTGPVEGEADIDFIYEPGQNEILAKLLPKYVEMQIFRSLLESVAGEHGARMSAMDSATRNAKEMISSLTLQMNRARQATITKELSEIVSGAESLKG from the coding sequence ATGGCGAACCTTCGCGCGATCCGCAAGCGGATCAGCAGCGTCAAGAGCACCCAGCAGATCACCAAGGCGATGAAGATGGTGGCCGCCGCGAAATTGCGGCGTTCCCAGGACGCCATCACCGCGGCGAGGCCCTATGCGCAAAAGCTGCGCGAGGTGGTCGAGTCGCTGGCGGGGAAAGCCGGTCCGGAGGCGCACCCGCTGCTGGCGGCCCGCGAGGTCAAGAAGCTCGCGTTGCTCGTGATCACTTCCGACCGCGGCCTTTGCGGCGGGTTCAACTCGGCGCTTCTGCGCACCGTCCATCGTTTCCTGCGCGAGCACGAGGGCAATTACGAGCAGGTCTGCGTGTTCGCGGTCGGCCGCAAGGGGCGCGATTTCTTCCGCCGGCGCGAAGTCGGCATTACCAAGGAATACGTCAACGTGCTCGGCGCCCTGTCTTATTTCAACGCCGAGACGATGTCGCACGACCTGATCGACGGCTTCAATGCGGGGCAGTTCGACGAGGTGCAGATCGCCTTCAACGAGTTCCGGTCGGCGATCTCCCAGACGCCGCGGTTCGAGAAACTGTTCCCCATCTCGGTCGACGCAGGGACCGGCCCGGTCGAAGGCGAGGCCGACATCGACTTCATCTACGAACCGGGGCAAAACGAGATCCTGGCGAAACTGCTCCCCAAGTACGTCGAGATGCAGATCTTCCGGTCGCTGCTCGAATCGGTTGCCGGCGAGCACGGCGCCCGGATGAGCGCGATGGATTCCGCGACGCGCAACGCCAAGGAGATGATCTCGAGCCTGACGCTCCAGATGAACCGCGCGCGCCAGGCGACCATCACCAAGGAGCTTTCCGAGATCGTCAGCGGGGCCGAGTCGCTCAAGGGATAG
- the glmS gene encoding glutamine--fructose-6-phosphate transaminase (isomerizing), which translates to MCGIVGYVGRRPCVDLLVEGLRKLEYRGYDSAGVAIQNGTSIAVRKSQGKIDQLAQKIAEEPVTGTCGIGHTRWATHGRPSYVNAHPQQAGRVVVVHNGIVENHRTLKEKMMARGRVFTSETDTEVIAHLLDEFVSEGMRLEIAVRRTVALLQGSYAFLAISETDPGTIAGARLNCPMAVGIGEGETFFASDLPPILGHTREVVYLEDGEIVVADAFGVRITDFAGVAHDRKPEHIDWSPVMAEKGGFRHFMLKEIHDQPRAIIDTLTGRMLPESGEIFFETLPLSPETLASLKRVVIIACGTSWHAGLVGKFMIETLVRMPVEVDLGSEYRYRDPVVEPGTLCIAISQSGETADTLAGMREAKSRGAVTVSICNVVSSTIAREADGVVYTHAGPEIGVASTKAFTTQLVALYLLALNLAQVRRTLTPAQISDHLLELTELAPRLEGVLRQERAVARIAKKYKDASDFLFLGRGISWPIALEGALKLKEISYVHAEGYAAGEMKHGPIALIDERMPVVVLCSQGESYEKTMSNLEEARTRGGRVIAIGTQGDVELPEKAEDCILLPPVGRMSRPILEVVPLQLLAYHMAVLKGTDVDQPRNLAKSVTVE; encoded by the coding sequence ATGTGCGGCATCGTCGGATATGTGGGGCGCAGGCCCTGCGTCGACCTGCTGGTCGAAGGGTTGCGGAAGCTCGAATACCGGGGGTACGACTCGGCGGGCGTCGCGATCCAGAACGGGACATCGATCGCGGTCCGCAAGAGCCAGGGGAAGATCGACCAGCTCGCGCAAAAGATCGCCGAGGAGCCGGTCACGGGCACGTGCGGCATCGGGCACACCCGGTGGGCGACCCACGGCCGCCCTTCCTACGTCAACGCCCATCCGCAGCAGGCCGGCCGGGTCGTGGTCGTCCATAACGGCATCGTCGAGAACCACCGCACGCTCAAGGAAAAGATGATGGCGCGCGGGCGCGTCTTCACCTCCGAGACCGACACCGAAGTGATCGCCCACCTGCTCGACGAATTCGTCTCCGAGGGGATGCGGCTCGAGATCGCCGTCCGCCGGACCGTCGCCTTGCTGCAGGGCTCCTACGCCTTTCTCGCCATTTCCGAGACCGATCCCGGCACGATCGCCGGGGCGCGGCTCAATTGTCCCATGGCCGTCGGGATCGGGGAGGGCGAGACGTTCTTTGCCTCGGACCTCCCGCCGATCCTGGGGCACACGCGGGAAGTGGTCTATCTCGAGGACGGCGAGATTGTCGTCGCCGATGCGTTCGGCGTCCGGATCACCGATTTCGCGGGCGTGGCGCACGACCGGAAGCCCGAGCACATCGACTGGTCCCCGGTCATGGCCGAGAAGGGCGGTTTCCGCCACTTCATGCTCAAGGAGATCCACGACCAGCCGCGCGCGATCATCGACACGCTGACGGGCCGCATGCTGCCCGAGTCCGGCGAGATCTTCTTCGAGACGCTGCCCCTTTCCCCCGAGACGCTGGCGTCGCTCAAGCGCGTGGTCATCATCGCCTGCGGGACATCGTGGCACGCGGGGCTCGTCGGCAAGTTCATGATCGAGACGCTCGTCCGGATGCCGGTCGAGGTCGACCTGGGCTCTGAGTACCGCTACCGCGACCCGGTCGTCGAGCCCGGGACGCTGTGCATCGCGATCTCGCAGTCGGGCGAGACGGCCGACACGCTGGCGGGGATGCGCGAGGCGAAGTCGCGCGGCGCCGTCACGGTGTCCATCTGCAACGTCGTCTCCTCGACGATCGCCCGCGAGGCCGATGGCGTGGTCTACACGCATGCAGGCCCGGAGATCGGCGTCGCCTCCACCAAGGCGTTCACGACGCAGCTTGTCGCGCTCTACCTGCTGGCGCTCAATCTTGCCCAGGTGCGCCGGACGCTGACCCCGGCGCAGATCTCCGACCACTTGCTCGAACTGACCGAGCTGGCTCCCCGGCTGGAGGGGGTGCTCCGCCAGGAGCGGGCCGTGGCGCGGATCGCGAAGAAATACAAGGACGCCTCCGACTTTTTGTTCCTGGGACGCGGCATCTCCTGGCCCATCGCGCTCGAAGGCGCCCTGAAGCTCAAGGAGATCTCCTACGTCCACGCCGAGGGGTACGCGGCGGGCGAGATGAAGCACGGGCCGATCGCGCTGATCGACGAGCGGATGCCGGTCGTGGTGCTCTGCTCCCAGGGGGAGTCGTACGAGAAGACGATGTCCAACCTCGAGGAGGCGCGCACGCGCGGCGGCCGGGTGATCGCGATCGGCACCCAGGGCGACGTCGAGCTGCCCGAGAAAGCCGAGGACTGCATCCTGCTCCCGCCGGTCGGCCGGATGTCCCGCCCGATCCTGGAGGTGGTGCCGCTCCAGTTGCTGGCGTATCACATGGCGGTGCTCAAAGGTACCGACGTCGATCAGCCACGTAACCTGGCCAAGAGCGTCACGGTGGAATAA
- a CDS encoding ATP synthase F0 subunit B: protein MELVAKIFETLEINQLALVQFGLVVVLAFVLSATLIKPILAVFQERDNRTVKPVDEAKKMLAAAEAANVTYIDSLRKTSIEALARKRRAMDEAAKSERKTLEGVFEESNKKIEAMKAGIAVEKEAAAKVLRSDVARLSVEIAEKVLGRQMA from the coding sequence ATGGAACTCGTCGCGAAAATTTTCGAAACGCTCGAGATCAACCAGCTGGCGCTCGTGCAGTTCGGCCTGGTGGTCGTCCTCGCGTTCGTCCTTTCCGCTACCTTGATCAAGCCGATCCTCGCCGTGTTCCAGGAACGCGACAACCGCACCGTCAAGCCGGTCGACGAGGCGAAGAAGATGCTGGCCGCCGCCGAGGCCGCCAACGTCACTTACATCGATTCGCTGCGCAAGACGTCGATCGAAGCGCTTGCCCGCAAGCGCCGCGCGATGGACGAGGCCGCCAAGAGCGAGCGAAAGACGCTCGAGGGCGTTTTCGAAGAATCCAACAAGAAGATCGAAGCGATGAAGGCCGGGATCGCCGTCGAGAAGGAAGCCGCCGCCAAGGTGCTTCGCTCCGACGTCGCGCGTCTTTCGGTCGAGATCGCCGAAAAAGTGCTCGGGAGACAGATGGCGTGA
- the atpA gene encoding F0F1 ATP synthase subunit alpha yields MSIRAEEITEILKSQIKGYEKRIDVAETGVVLSVGDGIARVHGLEKAMAGELLEFPHDVSGMVLNLEEDNVGVALLGDDHYIKEGDTVRRTGRIVEVPCGEALVGRVVNALGQPIDGKGPIVSKDTRRVEIKAPGIVQRQPVKEPMQTGLKAIDGMIPIGRGQRELIIGDRQTGKTAVALDTIINQKGNGVICVYVAIGQKRSTVAQVVEKLRQYGAMDYTIVVAATASESAPLQFLAPYTGATLGEFFRDSGRHALCVYDDLSKHAVAYRQLSLLLRRPPGREAFPGDVFYLHSRLLERAAKLSDELGGGSLTALPIIETQAGDVSAYIPTNVISITDGQIYLEADLFYSGVRPAVNVGLSVSRVGGNAQIKAMKQVAGKLRLELAQYREMAAFAQFGSDLDKSTQMQLARGARLVEILKQNQYQPQPVEVQVVTIFAATNGYVDEVDILSVGRYEAEMTAFMKDKHGKVLDLLREKKQIDDTVKSALTAALDEFKGVFQA; encoded by the coding sequence ATGAGCATCCGCGCCGAAGAAATCACGGAAATTCTCAAGAGCCAAATCAAGGGGTACGAGAAGCGGATCGACGTCGCCGAAACGGGCGTTGTCCTTTCCGTCGGCGACGGCATCGCGCGCGTCCATGGCCTCGAAAAGGCGATGGCCGGGGAGCTTCTCGAGTTCCCGCACGACGTCAGCGGCATGGTGCTCAACCTCGAGGAAGACAACGTCGGCGTCGCCCTCCTGGGCGACGACCATTACATCAAGGAAGGCGACACGGTTCGCCGGACCGGCCGCATCGTCGAAGTGCCCTGCGGCGAGGCGCTCGTCGGCCGCGTCGTCAACGCGCTCGGCCAGCCGATCGACGGCAAGGGCCCGATCGTCTCGAAGGACACCCGCCGCGTCGAGATCAAGGCGCCCGGCATCGTCCAGCGCCAGCCGGTCAAGGAGCCGATGCAGACCGGTCTCAAGGCCATCGACGGCATGATCCCGATCGGCCGCGGCCAGCGCGAGCTCATCATCGGCGATCGCCAGACCGGCAAGACCGCCGTCGCGCTCGACACCATCATCAACCAGAAGGGCAACGGCGTCATCTGCGTCTACGTGGCGATCGGCCAGAAGCGCTCCACCGTGGCGCAGGTCGTCGAGAAGCTCCGCCAGTACGGCGCGATGGACTACACCATCGTCGTCGCCGCCACGGCGTCCGAGTCGGCTCCGCTCCAGTTCCTTGCCCCCTACACCGGCGCCACGCTGGGCGAGTTCTTCCGCGATAGCGGCCGCCACGCCCTCTGCGTCTACGACGACCTTTCCAAGCACGCCGTCGCCTACCGGCAGCTCTCGCTGCTGCTGCGCCGCCCGCCGGGCCGCGAGGCGTTCCCCGGCGACGTCTTCTATCTTCACTCGCGCCTGCTCGAACGCGCGGCCAAGCTTTCCGACGAGCTGGGCGGCGGGTCGCTGACCGCGCTCCCGATCATCGAGACGCAGGCCGGCGACGTTTCGGCCTACATTCCGACCAACGTCATCTCGATCACCGACGGCCAGATCTATCTCGAAGCCGACCTCTTCTACTCGGGCGTCCGTCCCGCGGTCAACGTCGGCCTCTCGGTTTCGCGCGTCGGCGGCAACGCCCAGATCAAGGCGATGAAGCAGGTCGCCGGCAAGCTGCGCCTCGAGCTCGCCCAGTACCGCGAGATGGCCGCGTTCGCGCAGTTCGGCTCCGACCTCGACAAGTCAACCCAGATGCAGCTCGCGCGCGGCGCCCGGCTGGTCGAGATCCTCAAACAGAACCAGTACCAGCCGCAGCCGGTCGAGGTGCAGGTCGTCACGATCTTTGCCGCCACCAACGGTTACGTCGACGAGGTCGATATCCTCAGCGTGGGCCGGTACGAGGCCGAGATGACCGCCTTCATGAAAGACAAGCACGGCAAGGTGCTCGATTTGCTCCGCGAGAAGAAGCAGATCGACGACACCGTCAAGTCGGCGCTGACCGCGGCGCTCGACGAATTCAAGGGCGTCTTCCAGGCATAA
- a CDS encoding F0F1 ATP synthase subunit epsilon has translation MASTIQLELVTPERLLVSEAVDEVIAPGFLGEFGVLPEHTFYLTILSIGVMCYRIGGETFKIALGGGFAEVTPERVVVMADVAERAEEIDIDRARKAFERAEAVVKELSLDDRTYQKAYAALQRAMVRMAAAD, from the coding sequence ATGGCATCCACGATTCAATTAGAGCTGGTCACCCCCGAACGCCTCCTCGTCTCGGAAGCGGTCGACGAGGTCATCGCTCCGGGTTTCCTGGGCGAGTTCGGCGTGCTTCCCGAGCACACCTTCTACCTGACCATCCTGTCCATCGGGGTGATGTGCTACCGGATCGGGGGGGAGACCTTCAAGATCGCGCTCGGCGGCGGCTTCGCCGAGGTTACGCCGGAGCGGGTGGTCGTCATGGCCGACGTCGCCGAACGGGCCGAAGAGATCGACATCGATCGCGCCCGAAAGGCATTCGAGCGTGCCGAGGCCGTGGTTAAAGAACTGTCTCTCGACGACCGGACCTACCAGAAGGCCTATGCCGCGCTCCAGCGCGCCATGGTCCGGATGGCGGCGGCAGACTAG
- the glmU gene encoding bifunctional UDP-N-acetylglucosamine diphosphorylase/glucosamine-1-phosphate N-acetyltransferase GlmU encodes MDSVGVVVLAAGLGKRMKSALPKVAHVVAGRSMAWRVANAARSAGVAEIVFVLGHGRDKLLEAAAAFGAKIAIQDRQSGTGDAARCGLAELSPKIRDVVVLCGDAVMMRPATIKALVAARRKRKAAASVLTGMLPDPAGYGRIVRDRSGNVSRIVEERDATPDIKKITEVNSGSYAFDRAFLSRSLPRLNDVNAQREYYLTDTVIQALEEGRVVVPIAASDPDEVRGINSRRELAEVGALLVRKKTEALMDAGVTLVDPRRVWIEPEVKIGADCVIESPVTIAGDTRIGKNVRIQMGCVIEDSIVGDNVHLRPYSILTGARVEKGAIIGPFAHLRPEADIGEGAHVGNFVEVKKSRIGAGSKANHLAYIGDATIGKKANIGAGTITCNYDGLAKHKTFIGDGVFIGSDTQLVAPVKVGKGALVAAGTTVTKDVPPFALALSRAPQKNIEGWVAKKKPELLAKSGLKAPKFPKAGKGE; translated from the coding sequence ATGGACAGCGTCGGTGTCGTGGTACTCGCAGCAGGACTCGGCAAAAGAATGAAGTCGGCGCTCCCGAAGGTGGCGCACGTCGTCGCCGGCCGCTCGATGGCCTGGCGCGTAGCGAACGCGGCCCGGTCCGCGGGCGTCGCCGAGATCGTTTTCGTCCTGGGCCACGGCCGCGACAAGCTGCTCGAGGCCGCCGCCGCGTTCGGGGCGAAGATCGCGATCCAGGACCGCCAGTCGGGCACCGGAGATGCGGCCCGCTGCGGGCTGGCCGAGCTGTCGCCGAAGATCAGGGACGTCGTGGTGCTGTGCGGCGACGCGGTCATGATGCGGCCCGCGACGATCAAGGCGCTGGTGGCCGCCCGCCGCAAGCGGAAGGCCGCGGCGTCCGTGCTGACCGGCATGCTGCCCGATCCGGCCGGGTACGGGCGCATCGTCCGGGACCGCTCGGGAAACGTCTCCCGGATCGTCGAGGAACGCGACGCGACGCCCGACATCAAGAAAATCACCGAGGTCAACTCGGGCAGCTACGCCTTCGATCGGGCGTTCCTGTCGCGCAGCCTCCCGCGCTTGAACGACGTCAACGCCCAGCGCGAATACTACCTGACCGACACCGTGATCCAGGCGCTCGAGGAAGGGCGGGTCGTGGTTCCCATCGCGGCGTCCGATCCCGACGAGGTGCGGGGGATCAATTCGCGCCGCGAGCTGGCCGAGGTCGGCGCGCTTCTCGTCAGGAAGAAGACGGAGGCGCTGATGGACGCAGGCGTCACGTTGGTCGATCCACGACGCGTCTGGATCGAGCCCGAGGTCAAGATCGGCGCCGACTGCGTCATCGAGTCTCCCGTGACGATCGCCGGCGACACGAGGATCGGGAAAAACGTGCGCATCCAGATGGGCTGCGTCATCGAGGACAGCATCGTGGGGGACAACGTCCACCTCCGCCCCTACTCGATCCTGACCGGCGCCCGGGTCGAAAAGGGCGCGATCATCGGCCCCTTCGCGCACCTGCGCCCCGAGGCCGACATCGGCGAAGGCGCCCACGTCGGTAATTTCGTCGAGGTGAAGAAGAGCCGGATCGGCGCGGGATCCAAGGCGAATCACCTGGCCTACATCGGTGACGCCACGATCGGGAAGAAGGCGAACATCGGCGCCGGGACGATCACCTGCAACTACGACGGCCTCGCCAAGCACAAGACGTTCATCGGCGATGGCGTCTTCATCGGCAGCGATACCCAGCTGGTCGCGCCGGTCAAGGTTGGCAAGGGCGCGCTGGTGGCGGCCGGAACGACGGTCACAAAGGATGTGCCGCCGTTCGCGCTGGCGCTGTCGCGGGCGCCTCAGAAAAACATCGAGGGCTGGGTCGCGAAAAAGAAACCCGAGCTTCTGGCGAAGTCGGGCCTCAAGGCGCCGAAGTTCCCCAAGGCCGGAAAAGGAGAATAA
- the atpH gene encoding ATP synthase F1 subunit delta, producing MIGGSLARRYARALLDIGQEEKQLRKILVEVESFSGLLSGTPEVHDMLFAAHVNRRDKAAWLEGAVTKLGFLPTTKNFLLLLVDKDRMDVLPQILVELRRMVEELEGIERVEVTAPAALSSAQRDQLCTAIAAKTGKKIELEEKIDPAVLGGMVVKVGSTVYDGSVRTQIHQIRENLQKG from the coding sequence GTGATCGGTGGAAGCCTGGCAAGGCGGTACGCCCGCGCGCTGCTCGACATCGGGCAGGAAGAGAAGCAGCTCCGGAAGATCCTGGTCGAGGTCGAGTCGTTCTCGGGGCTGTTGTCCGGCACGCCCGAAGTCCACGATATGCTGTTCGCGGCGCACGTCAACCGCCGCGACAAGGCTGCGTGGCTCGAGGGTGCGGTCACGAAGCTCGGCTTCCTCCCCACGACGAAGAACTTCCTTCTGCTGCTCGTCGACAAGGATCGGATGGATGTCCTTCCCCAGATACTCGTCGAACTGCGCCGCATGGTCGAGGAGCTCGAGGGCATCGAGCGCGTCGAGGTGACCGCCCCGGCGGCGCTGTCCTCCGCGCAGCGCGATCAGCTTTGCACTGCGATCGCAGCGAAGACCGGAAAGAAGATCGAGCTCGAAGAAAAGATCGATCCTGCGGTGCTGGGTGGCATGGTCGTGAAGGTGGGCTCCACCGTTTACGACGGCAGCGTCCGCACGCAGATCCACCAGATCCGGGAAAATCTACAAAAGGGGTGA